The Fortiea contorta PCC 7126 genome has a segment encoding these proteins:
- the mgtE gene encoding magnesium transporter, with translation MLIQDVRNSDLNQLKWDLNHLQPVDAGDYITQLPKKQRAIAFRLLNKAQAIDVFEYLPTEVQEELINSLHDVQVVQLVEAMSPDERAELFDELPAGVIKRLLQELSPEQRQATATILGYTEGTAGRVMTTEYVRLREGLTVGEALSKIRRQDEDKETIYYAYVTDDNRTLVSVVSLRQLLFTFPEVLIRDIASDRVIKVKTETPQEEVAQVMKRYDLIAIPVVDREDRLVGIITIDDVIDILEEEATEDIQKLAGVSGDEAALSAPRVTIRKRLPWLLGIMALYIGAASAIAPFQPVIAAVPVLAVIMPIFSNTGGTVGIQALTVTIRGLGVGEVTPKDTLKILRKELCAGLGTALALSLTMIMLSLIWAKPQERWVALIAGMVMATNTVVAVTLGTLLPMALKRLKLDPALVSGPLVTTMLDTIGFLTFLSLISLALNVFHLPA, from the coding sequence ATGCTCATACAGGATGTTCGTAATTCTGACCTCAATCAGCTCAAATGGGATTTAAATCATCTACAACCTGTTGATGCTGGGGACTACATTACACAATTACCCAAAAAACAACGGGCGATCGCTTTTCGTCTGCTCAACAAAGCTCAAGCAATAGATGTCTTTGAATATCTACCTACAGAAGTACAAGAAGAACTAATCAATTCCCTACATGATGTTCAAGTTGTACAGCTTGTGGAGGCCATGAGTCCTGACGAACGCGCCGAATTATTTGATGAACTACCCGCAGGGGTAATCAAACGGCTATTACAAGAATTGAGTCCCGAACAAAGACAAGCCACAGCGACCATTCTCGGTTACACCGAAGGTACCGCTGGACGCGTGATGACGACCGAATATGTGCGGTTACGGGAAGGATTGACTGTAGGTGAAGCCTTGAGCAAAATCCGCCGTCAGGATGAAGACAAAGAAACGATTTATTATGCTTATGTAACAGACGATAATCGCACCTTGGTGAGTGTGGTTTCTCTGCGACAATTGTTATTCACTTTCCCGGAAGTTTTAATTAGAGACATAGCAAGCGATCGCGTCATTAAGGTGAAGACGGAAACTCCCCAAGAAGAAGTCGCCCAAGTCATGAAGCGTTATGACCTAATCGCTATCCCGGTGGTAGACCGGGAAGATCGCTTAGTTGGGATTATCACAATTGATGATGTGATTGATATTTTGGAGGAAGAAGCCACAGAAGATATCCAAAAACTGGCGGGTGTAAGTGGTGATGAAGCGGCTTTGTCTGCTCCCAGAGTGACGATTCGCAAGCGTTTACCTTGGCTATTAGGCATCATGGCGCTGTATATTGGTGCAGCTAGTGCGATCGCTCCTTTTCAACCAGTGATCGCTGCTGTGCCCGTTTTAGCAGTAATTATGCCGATTTTTTCTAATACTGGCGGTACCGTCGGGATTCAAGCTTTAACAGTGACAATTCGCGGTTTGGGTGTTGGTGAAGTCACCCCTAAAGATACTCTGAAAATTCTCCGCAAAGAACTTTGTGCTGGTTTAGGTACAGCCTTAGCTTTGTCCTTGACGATGATTATGCTGTCCTTGATTTGGGCTAAACCTCAAGAACGATGGGTAGCTTTAATTGCGGGAATGGTAATGGCTACAAACACAGTTGTGGCTGTGACTTTGGGAACCTTGTTACCGATGGCGCTGAAACGACTCAAATTAGATCCGGCTTTAGTCAGCGGGCCTTTAGTGACGACAATGCTCGACACTATCGGGTTTTTGACCTTTTTAAGTCTGATTTCCCTAGCTTTGAACGTGTTTCATCTACCAGCGTGA
- a CDS encoding PadR family transcriptional regulator — protein MPRENKSKYAILGILSFGPQSGYDIKKKIETSTSNFWSESYGQIYPILKQFVAEGLATQLIKPQMGKPDRHVYMLTEKGLNELQQWLTEPVEPPVDRIEILLKLFFGQQMSIADNIRHVEQFQKQQQQLLQKYQTIPEDINIKEMDNSNVNYWLMTSSYKLHVTQALITWCEETLAKLNQMAEKI, from the coding sequence ATGCCAAGAGAAAATAAAAGCAAGTACGCCATCCTCGGTATATTAAGTTTTGGCCCTCAGTCTGGTTACGACATCAAAAAAAAGATTGAAACCAGTACCAGCAATTTTTGGAGTGAGAGTTATGGACAAATTTATCCTATTCTCAAACAATTTGTAGCCGAAGGGCTGGCGACTCAACTAATTAAGCCACAAATGGGTAAGCCAGACCGCCATGTCTATATGCTCACAGAAAAAGGTCTCAACGAATTGCAGCAGTGGTTGACAGAACCAGTAGAGCCACCAGTAGACAGAATCGAGATTTTATTAAAACTGTTTTTTGGGCAACAAATGAGCATAGCTGATAACATTCGCCATGTAGAACAATTCCAAAAACAGCAACAGCAATTGCTCCAAAAATATCAAACAATTCCCGAAGACATCAATATAAAGGAGATGGATAATTCAAATGTTAATTATTGGTTAATGACATCTAGCTATAAATTACATGTGACTCAAGCATTAATTACGTGGTGTGAAGAAACTTTAGCTAAACTCAACCAGATGGCAGAAAAGATATAA